In the genome of Halapricum salinum, one region contains:
- a CDS encoding ubiquitin-like small modifier protein 1, which yields MHWKLFANLAEVTDQKEVVLDLDSGATVAEALDALFERYPELEAEVREDGELAEHIRLLVDGADPFETAAGYETVLDADAELALFPPVSGG from the coding sequence ATGCACTGGAAGCTGTTCGCCAATCTGGCCGAGGTCACCGACCAGAAGGAAGTCGTTCTCGATCTCGATTCGGGCGCGACCGTGGCCGAGGCCCTCGACGCGCTGTTCGAGCGCTACCCCGAACTCGAAGCCGAAGTGCGCGAAGACGGCGAACTGGCCGAACACATCCGGCTGCTCGTCGACGGCGCTGATCCCTTCGAAACTGCCGCGGGGTACGAGACGGTACTCGACGCAGACGCCGAACTCGCGCTCTTTCCGCCCGTGAGCGGTGGGTGA
- a CDS encoding potassium channel family protein, which translates to MATSLPIAIIYGIYLGVLTGIIPSLVAGTLGFLFKYITNVTLPGFGVVVLAVALAGINGGLLALADPTILDSANAPTIMTGLLVVMMMSLYAHAKGDQLGASVPRRISLRKLGEQTLSTDLVDVVAGRNEIRIHVVGEIEDIEGYPPLPDDLRAKLRDTDWRFPADLQVSELESRLAERLRTEFDLGDVTVSIDERGRATVAAAPPFSGLSRRVESGRRAVSVDGLVPTGLARGDVVTAITDGAQVRGQIVSARSSEASAETQPEPSTESKGEAGEPEVTPPPSRAPTTSGGEGQATIAVSRTDAGPLLRTDSAKLVVESQGTRHEYEVLSLLRRSGKRFRRLTVRAGGALDGISIGLAKPRENYDVAVLVVRTASGWQFAPPGTTTLAAGDELFVVGTSAALDRFGEVVA; encoded by the coding sequence ATGGCGACCTCGCTTCCTATCGCGATCATCTACGGGATCTACCTCGGCGTGCTGACCGGGATCATCCCGTCGCTGGTCGCGGGCACACTGGGGTTTCTGTTCAAGTACATCACGAACGTCACCCTTCCGGGGTTCGGTGTGGTCGTGCTCGCGGTCGCGCTCGCGGGGATCAACGGCGGGCTGCTCGCGCTGGCGGACCCGACGATCCTGGACTCGGCCAACGCGCCGACGATCATGACCGGCCTGCTCGTCGTGATGATGATGTCGCTGTACGCCCACGCCAAGGGCGACCAGCTCGGTGCGTCAGTCCCGCGACGAATCTCGTTGCGCAAACTCGGCGAGCAGACGCTCTCGACGGATCTGGTCGACGTCGTCGCCGGACGCAACGAGATTCGGATCCACGTCGTCGGCGAGATCGAGGACATCGAAGGCTACCCGCCGCTACCCGATGACCTCCGGGCGAAGCTCCGCGACACCGACTGGCGCTTTCCCGCGGATCTGCAGGTGTCCGAACTCGAATCACGGCTGGCCGAGCGTCTCCGCACCGAGTTCGATCTCGGTGACGTGACGGTTTCGATCGACGAACGCGGCCGGGCGACTGTCGCGGCCGCGCCACCCTTTTCGGGCCTGTCCCGCCGCGTCGAATCGGGGCGACGTGCTGTCTCGGTCGACGGCCTCGTGCCGACTGGACTCGCCCGCGGCGACGTCGTCACGGCGATCACCGACGGCGCACAGGTTCGAGGTCAGATCGTCAGTGCGCGCTCCTCGGAAGCCAGCGCCGAGACGCAGCCCGAGCCATCCACCGAGTCGAAGGGCGAGGCCGGTGAGCCCGAGGTGACCCCGCCGCCGTCCCGCGCACCGACGACCAGCGGCGGGGAGGGTCAGGCGACTATCGCTGTCTCGCGAACGGACGCGGGTCCGTTGCTCCGCACCGACAGCGCGAAGCTGGTCGTCGAGTCCCAGGGTACACGCCACGAATACGAGGTACTCTCGTTGCTGCGCCGCTCCGGGAAGCGGTTTCGGCGGCTGACGGTTCGGGCTGGCGGCGCGCTCGACGGCATCTCCATCGGCCTCGCCAAGCCCAGAGAGAACTACGACGTCGCTGTTCTCGTCGTCCGGACGGCGAGCGGCTGGCAGTTCGCGCCACCGGGGACCACGACGCTGGCGGCCGGTGACGAGTTGTTCGTCGTCGGGACGAGTGCCGCACTGGACCGGTTTGGGGAGGTGGTCGCGTGA